The Candidatus Sysuiplasma acidicola genome includes a window with the following:
- the treZ gene encoding malto-oligosyltrehalose trehalohydrolase — MDSEDMTFGAELVDGGNACFRIWAPGKKEVVLRLGDGRKVPMEREERGFWKCSAALKDTMRYGYEIDGEGVFPDPASRCQPDGVHGLSKIVDTAGWMGSDDGWKGIELSDYVIMEIHVGTFTRNGTFSAVEEKLDYLADLGITALELMPVAQFYGSRNWGYDGVYIYAPQNSYGSPYELRHLVDAAHSRKMAVVLDVVYNHIGPVGNCLSKYGPFFSDRYRTPWGTGLNYDGPYCDPVREFVLSNAIYWLEQYRFDALRLDAIHGILDSSPKHLLREMAERVDALSSKTGRRLHLIAESDLNDPKVVRGRDSCGYGISAQWNDDFHHSIHTVLTGELGGYYEDYGSADYILKAMKDGFVYDGAYSKHLARRRGAPFAGMPREKLIVFSQNHDQIGNRAQGDRLSVLVPPEKMRFAAGAVLLSPFTPMLFMGEEYAEKAPFLFFIDTDDRNFANTVYEGRKKEFELFHWQDTPEPNSLETFERTKLRWNTADEESGRMLRLYRDLLALRKRYIPTLRNDFKCSKHDGIMLLEYGGKMRARFNLSGTNARLEHEAHWNIELNSEWKEYGGSCGRTDSELRPFSFTVAVH, encoded by the coding sequence ATGGATTCTGAAGATATGACATTCGGTGCAGAACTGGTTGACGGCGGTAATGCCTGCTTCAGGATATGGGCACCGGGAAAGAAGGAAGTTGTGCTCAGACTTGGTGACGGCCGAAAGGTGCCTATGGAAAGAGAGGAAAGAGGCTTCTGGAAATGTTCAGCGGCACTGAAAGACACGATGAGATATGGTTATGAAATCGACGGGGAGGGTGTATTTCCGGATCCCGCCTCCAGATGCCAGCCAGACGGTGTGCACGGACTATCGAAAATTGTTGACACCGCCGGATGGATGGGAAGCGATGACGGATGGAAGGGCATTGAGTTGAGCGATTACGTGATTATGGAAATACACGTGGGCACATTCACACGGAATGGCACATTCTCTGCGGTGGAGGAGAAACTCGACTATCTTGCAGACCTCGGCATCACAGCGCTTGAACTCATGCCCGTGGCACAGTTCTACGGCAGCAGGAACTGGGGCTATGACGGAGTGTACATCTACGCGCCGCAAAACAGTTACGGTAGCCCGTACGAACTGAGGCATCTCGTGGATGCGGCACATTCTAGAAAAATGGCTGTCGTTCTGGACGTCGTCTACAACCACATCGGACCAGTCGGAAACTGCCTATCGAAATACGGACCGTTTTTCAGCGACAGATACAGAACACCATGGGGAACAGGGCTGAATTATGATGGGCCCTATTGCGATCCTGTGAGAGAGTTTGTGCTTTCAAATGCAATATACTGGTTGGAGCAGTACAGGTTTGACGCGCTCAGGCTCGACGCGATACATGGAATACTGGACAGTTCGCCAAAGCATCTGCTCAGGGAGATGGCTGAAAGGGTCGATGCATTATCGTCGAAGACAGGCAGGAGGCTGCACCTGATTGCAGAGAGCGATCTCAATGATCCGAAAGTTGTCAGGGGACGTGACAGCTGCGGTTACGGGATTTCCGCACAGTGGAATGATGACTTCCACCATTCCATCCATACAGTGCTCACCGGCGAACTCGGCGGTTATTACGAGGATTACGGCAGTGCCGATTACATACTGAAGGCGATGAAAGACGGTTTTGTTTACGATGGTGCATACTCGAAACATCTTGCGAGGAGGAGAGGCGCACCCTTTGCCGGCATGCCGCGGGAGAAACTCATCGTTTTTTCTCAGAATCATGATCAGATAGGCAACAGGGCCCAGGGCGACAGGCTGAGTGTGCTCGTACCGCCGGAAAAGATGCGGTTTGCGGCCGGCGCGGTTCTGCTCTCTCCATTCACACCGATGCTCTTCATGGGGGAGGAATACGCCGAAAAGGCACCGTTTCTCTTTTTCATAGATACGGATGACAGGAACTTCGCAAACACCGTCTACGAAGGAAGGAAGAAGGAGTTTGAACTGTTCCACTGGCAGGACACACCCGAGCCGAACAGCCTCGAAACATTCGAGCGGACGAAACTCAGATGGAACACGGCAGATGAGGAATCCGGCCGGATGCTTCGGCTTTACCGCGATCTCCTGGCACTCAGGAAGAGATATATACCGACGCTCAGAAATGACTTCAAATGCAGCAAGCACGACGGTATCATGCTTCTTGAATATGGCGGAAAGATGAGAGCGCGATTCAATCTTTCAGGGACAAACGCACGTCTTGAACATGAAGCGCACTGGAATATTGAGCTGAATTCTGAATGGAAAGAATACGGTGGGAGCTGCGGCAGAACCGACTCAGAACTCAGACCATTTTCATTCACTGTTGCCGTTCACTGA
- the treY gene encoding malto-oligosyltrehalose synthase yields MTKKQENVTARTDCKGWRKIVSTYRLQFTPQFTFRDAMAVIDSLKELGATTIYSSPIFEARQGSGHGYDVTDASKIRHEFGTLEEFTALSEAVHLAGMSWLQGIVPNHMAFDRSNRLLRDVLENGRASAHSVCFDIDWDHYSPGLKGKVVAPFLGTGYYEALAKHELKLVVDDGVMVDYRGFRLPLSSRTHKNLIDDIIASGLSGDADALSEFAASVNDDSASAVEIFRKLISNRRFERSARQVIAEINRNLEKIDAILSEQHFLLRWQGSASREINYRRFFAVNDLIAVRVEDPPVFAELHSFAGELVRKGLVDGVRVDHIDGLSDPVEYLRRLRELIGNCFVAVEKITCGNERLSMKWPVDGSTGYDFMSWTNSLFVMPESRGPITDTYRKFTGYSGSIDENVIETKRKVVRTLLDGDVANVSLILLGSMKDRKYGRDVTLKGLQEAVIEFLAHMTVYRTYFSKGSYDKDDVERFSEAVKSASVTKPELQTELSALLSLMNDAATDISLRIPLMRLQQLMPAAMAKSVEDTFFFNYNALVSLNEVGSDPREFGLTSMEFHKKIVERFGRHPYSMNSTSTHDTKMGEDLRCRISVLSEIPEEWDRNILRWRAANNRYRKKWKSGLCPTPGDEYYIYQILLGSRPPEGSRREWRRRLKAHMVKYMREGGTCTSWEKPDTAYESCCLQFIEKILSTGNDSFMKSFDRLQRKVAFHGFLNSMSMVTLKIMCPGVPDTYQGSEGWNFSFVDPDNRRPADFNSLKERLQSLSGRGNSHTAAELAGRFRDGAVKTYLTRLLLRLRRQESDLFLDGDYVPLKTAGAGKNNVVSFARKLGEKCAVVSVPRYTTRLTGEGRKSLWQGSWNDTSILLPAGFPAVLSDVFTGRKPGTGRKNSARRLMVKDVLVDFPVSVLLSGIEYSIG; encoded by the coding sequence ATGACAAAAAAACAGGAAAATGTAACAGCCCGTACGGACTGTAAGGGGTGGCGTAAAATTGTTTCCACATACAGGCTGCAGTTCACTCCTCAATTTACGTTCAGGGATGCAATGGCGGTTATAGATAGCCTGAAAGAACTTGGAGCAACAACAATCTACTCCTCACCGATCTTCGAAGCGAGACAGGGAAGCGGACATGGCTACGACGTTACAGATGCTTCGAAAATCAGACATGAGTTTGGCACGCTGGAAGAGTTCACGGCACTGTCAGAAGCGGTGCATCTGGCAGGCATGAGCTGGCTGCAGGGGATTGTGCCTAATCACATGGCGTTTGACCGCAGCAACAGACTTCTGAGAGATGTTCTCGAGAATGGCCGGGCCTCCGCCCACAGCGTCTGCTTTGACATCGACTGGGATCATTATTCTCCGGGACTGAAGGGAAAGGTTGTTGCACCTTTCCTCGGAACTGGCTATTATGAAGCGCTTGCAAAACACGAACTGAAGCTTGTTGTGGATGATGGAGTCATGGTTGACTACCGCGGCTTCAGGCTTCCTCTTTCTTCAAGGACTCACAAGAATTTGATCGACGACATAATTGCGTCCGGGCTTTCCGGAGATGCCGATGCGCTCTCTGAATTCGCCGCGTCCGTAAATGACGACTCTGCCAGCGCTGTCGAAATATTCAGGAAACTGATTTCGAACAGGAGATTCGAGCGAAGTGCCAGGCAGGTTATTGCCGAAATCAACAGAAATTTGGAGAAGATAGATGCGATATTGTCGGAGCAGCATTTCCTGCTTCGATGGCAGGGCAGCGCGTCACGTGAAATAAACTACAGACGGTTCTTCGCTGTCAATGACCTCATTGCTGTGCGGGTGGAGGATCCTCCGGTGTTCGCTGAATTGCACAGCTTCGCAGGTGAGCTTGTCAGAAAAGGGCTGGTCGACGGTGTCAGGGTTGACCACATTGACGGCCTCTCTGATCCAGTGGAATATCTTCGCAGATTGAGAGAACTGATAGGTAATTGCTTTGTTGCCGTAGAGAAGATCACGTGCGGTAACGAACGCCTGAGCATGAAATGGCCTGTGGATGGTTCGACTGGATATGATTTCATGAGCTGGACAAACTCACTGTTTGTCATGCCTGAAAGCAGAGGACCAATTACAGACACATACAGGAAATTTACTGGATATTCCGGAAGCATTGATGAAAATGTGATCGAGACGAAGAGAAAGGTTGTGCGAACTCTGCTGGATGGGGATGTCGCAAATGTTTCACTCATTCTTCTTGGTTCCATGAAAGACAGGAAGTACGGGAGAGATGTCACGCTGAAGGGGTTGCAGGAAGCCGTAATTGAGTTCCTGGCACATATGACTGTTTACAGAACCTATTTCAGCAAGGGCTCTTACGATAAGGACGATGTCGAAAGATTCAGTGAAGCGGTGAAGAGTGCTTCGGTCACCAAGCCGGAACTGCAGACTGAACTGAGCGCGCTGCTCTCACTGATGAATGATGCTGCAACAGACATATCTCTCCGAATCCCGCTAATGAGGTTGCAGCAACTTATGCCTGCGGCCATGGCAAAATCTGTTGAGGACACATTCTTCTTCAATTACAATGCACTTGTATCGCTGAACGAAGTTGGTTCAGATCCCAGGGAGTTCGGTCTGACGTCCATGGAGTTCCATAAGAAAATCGTTGAACGCTTCGGGCGCCATCCGTATTCGATGAACAGTACGTCAACACATGACACAAAAATGGGCGAGGACCTCAGATGCAGAATCAGTGTACTGTCTGAAATACCGGAGGAGTGGGATAGGAACATACTGAGGTGGAGAGCTGCCAATAACAGATACAGAAAAAAATGGAAATCAGGATTGTGCCCGACACCCGGCGATGAATATTACATTTATCAGATCCTACTTGGCTCAAGGCCTCCGGAAGGGAGCAGAAGGGAATGGAGGAGGAGGCTGAAGGCACACATGGTGAAATACATGAGAGAAGGCGGCACTTGTACTTCATGGGAAAAACCTGATACAGCCTATGAATCATGCTGCCTGCAGTTCATTGAAAAGATACTTTCGACCGGAAATGACAGTTTCATGAAATCGTTTGATCGCTTGCAGCGCAAAGTGGCGTTTCATGGCTTCCTGAATTCAATGTCTATGGTAACACTCAAAATAATGTGTCCCGGGGTGCCTGATACATACCAGGGTTCAGAGGGCTGGAATTTCAGCTTTGTGGATCCGGACAACAGGAGACCTGCGGACTTTAATTCACTGAAGGAGCGCCTGCAGAGTTTAAGCGGGAGAGGGAACAGTCATACAGCAGCCGAACTAGCAGGCAGATTCCGGGACGGTGCTGTGAAGACATATCTCACACGGTTGCTTCTGAGATTGAGGAGGCAGGAGAGCGACCTGTTCCTGGACGGTGATTACGTTCCGCTGAAGACGGCAGGAGCGGGAAAAAATAACGTCGTGTCGTTTGCCAGGAAGCTTGGAGAGAAATGCGCTGTCGTATCAGTTCCCCGTTACACAACCAGGCTGACCGGAGAAGGGCGAAAGAGTCTCTGGCAGGGAAGCTGGAACGACACAAGCATACTCCTGCCCGCAGGCTTCCCTGCCGTGTTAAGTGACGTGTTTACAGGCAGGAAGCCAGGCACAGGCAGGAAGAATTCAGCCCGCAGACTCATGGTCAAGGATGTTCTGGTCGACTTTCCGGTCTCGGTGCTTCTTTCAGGAATAGAGTACAGCATAGGCTGA